A stretch of [Clostridium] innocuum DNA encodes these proteins:
- a CDS encoding site-specific DNA-methyltransferase has protein sequence MLYGHPTVKPQAIIEDLVLNSSEERDVILDPLSCSGTTGAATVRYNRSFIEIEKEKSILIFHKTG, from the coding sequence ATGTTATATGGTCATCCAACAGTGAAACCACAAGCTATCATAGAGGATCTAGTGCTCAACTCTTCTGAAGAAAGAGATGTGATCCTTGACCCTTTGAGTTGTTCCGGTACGACCGGGGCAGCTACAGTAAGGTATAATCGGTCATTTATAGAAATTGAAAAAGAAAAAAGTATCTTGATATTTCACAAAACAGGATAA